A single Anatilimnocola floriformis DNA region contains:
- a CDS encoding ArsR/SmtB family transcription factor, whose amino-acid sequence MAAALKQQKLTPLTALEQAAECLRVLAHAHRLRMIQMLLRGRYSVGELADACEIPSHMASEHLRLLQRCGFLSATKEGRSVFYQVTETHLAQIMHCVESRFDNAS is encoded by the coding sequence ATGGCTGCCGCGTTGAAACAACAAAAGCTCACCCCCCTTACCGCGCTGGAACAAGCGGCAGAGTGCCTGCGTGTGCTGGCCCATGCTCATCGGCTGCGGATGATTCAAATGCTGCTCCGCGGCCGATACTCTGTCGGCGAATTGGCCGACGCTTGCGAAATACCCAGCCACATGGCCTCGGAACATTTGCGATTGCTGCAGCGATGTGGTTTTCTCTCGGCGACCAAGGAAGGCCGCAGCGTTTTTTACCAGGTTACGGAAACGCATCTCGCGCAGATCATGCATTGCGTCGAGTCGCGCTTCGATAATGCGTCTTAA
- the ftsH gene encoding ATP-dependent zinc metalloprotease FtsH — protein MSNDNGRDRDNRGLSNFNLFAIVVLVLLGLTLVVVVSRGLFAMTIDQSDLVKLIKVSPHVSVGGPEDKNAEGYVGHVDVQDGRDTKKKYRITNLANVVVHDRSVTGTVTMSTLKDARGGGELEVDSTTKREDVRFQAFIPSTNTPMRVEVEQALIDSKFEKGSAPQPNPLEQASPYILAILIGLLVVYLMVRRLAGISNPMSFGRSRGKLYAQEDLAITFSDVAGIDEAVEEVREVVDFLGQPEKYQRLGGRIPKGVLLVGPPGTGKTLLAKAIAGEAGVPFFSLSGSDFVEMFVGVGAARVRDMFLQAEAKAPCIIFIDELDALGKSRGSGMPGGHDEREQTLNALLVEMDGFGSNSGVIVMAATNRPETLDPALLRPGRFDRHVLVDRPDIKGREDILKVHVKQVKLDPNVELKEIAAITPGFVGADLANLVNEAALLAARKEKTSVGMSEFNDGVERVTAGLEKKQRVMNDEEKLRVAYHESGHALVAYSLPNTDPVHKVSIIPRGLAALGYTMQRPEGDRFLMTQSELESRILVLFGGTLAEEMIYNDISTGASNDLERASEIARNMVMQYGMSRLGRVCYKQSHRSPFLAAAAGEEYSSHASEQTQREIDQEVRRILDESNEKVRHILEVRRAALEALTRRLIEVESVDGVELKKIMEANTHGPLVVPGTVVSPRIATETQDNLNPGTMQQRG, from the coding sequence ATGAGCAACGACAACGGGCGTGACCGGGATAATCGCGGTCTGTCGAATTTCAACCTGTTTGCGATTGTCGTCCTCGTCCTGCTGGGCCTAACGCTGGTGGTCGTGGTCTCTCGCGGCCTGTTTGCCATGACCATCGACCAGTCGGATCTGGTCAAGCTAATCAAGGTTAGCCCGCACGTCAGCGTCGGCGGTCCCGAAGACAAAAACGCCGAAGGCTACGTCGGCCATGTCGATGTACAGGACGGCCGCGATACCAAGAAAAAATATCGCATCACCAATCTCGCCAACGTCGTGGTGCACGACCGCAGTGTCACCGGCACGGTGACCATGTCGACGCTCAAGGACGCTCGCGGCGGCGGCGAACTGGAAGTCGACAGCACGACCAAAAGAGAAGACGTCCGCTTTCAGGCTTTCATTCCCAGCACCAACACGCCGATGCGCGTCGAGGTCGAGCAAGCTCTGATCGATTCGAAATTTGAAAAGGGATCGGCCCCGCAACCCAATCCACTGGAACAAGCCTCGCCCTATATCCTCGCGATTCTCATCGGTCTGCTGGTCGTCTATCTGATGGTTCGCCGCTTGGCTGGCATCAGCAACCCGATGTCGTTTGGTCGCAGCCGCGGCAAGCTTTACGCTCAGGAAGATCTCGCCATAACCTTCAGCGACGTCGCCGGCATTGATGAAGCCGTTGAAGAAGTTCGCGAAGTGGTCGACTTCCTCGGCCAGCCTGAAAAGTATCAACGCCTCGGCGGTCGCATTCCGAAGGGAGTGTTACTCGTCGGTCCTCCCGGAACGGGCAAGACGCTCCTCGCGAAAGCCATTGCGGGTGAAGCCGGCGTGCCGTTCTTCAGCTTGTCGGGCTCCGACTTCGTGGAAATGTTCGTCGGCGTGGGTGCTGCGCGCGTCCGCGACATGTTCCTGCAAGCCGAAGCCAAGGCGCCCTGCATTATCTTCATCGACGAACTCGATGCCCTCGGCAAGAGTCGCGGCAGCGGCATGCCCGGCGGCCACGACGAACGCGAACAAACGCTCAACGCCCTGCTCGTCGAAATGGACGGCTTTGGTTCGAACAGCGGCGTGATTGTGATGGCAGCGACCAATCGCCCCGAAACGCTCGATCCGGCGCTCCTTCGCCCTGGTCGTTTCGATCGCCACGTGCTGGTCGATCGCCCCGATATCAAAGGCCGCGAAGACATCCTCAAGGTTCACGTCAAGCAAGTGAAGCTCGACCCGAATGTCGAGCTCAAAGAAATCGCCGCCATCACGCCCGGCTTTGTCGGCGCTGACCTGGCCAACCTCGTGAACGAAGCCGCCCTCCTCGCTGCCCGCAAGGAAAAGACTTCGGTTGGCATGAGCGAATTTAACGACGGCGTCGAACGCGTCACGGCAGGGCTCGAAAAGAAGCAACGCGTGATGAACGACGAGGAAAAGCTGCGCGTCGCCTATCACGAAAGTGGTCACGCCCTCGTGGCGTATAGCTTGCCGAACACCGATCCGGTCCACAAAGTGTCGATCATTCCGCGCGGTCTCGCTGCTCTCGGTTACACCATGCAGCGTCCCGAGGGTGATCGCTTCCTGATGACGCAATCGGAACTCGAAAGCCGCATCCTGGTTCTTTTCGGCGGCACGCTGGCCGAAGAGATGATCTACAACGACATCAGCACCGGCGCGTCGAACGATCTCGAACGGGCTTCCGAAATCGCCCGCAACATGGTGATGCAGTACGGTATGAGCCGCCTCGGCCGCGTCTGCTACAAGCAAAGCCATCGCAGTCCCTTCCTTGCAGCCGCGGCTGGCGAAGAATACTCAAGCCACGCCAGCGAACAAACGCAGCGCGAGATCGATCAAGAAGTTCGCCGCATCCTCGACGAATCGAACGAAAAGGTTCGGCACATCCTCGAAGTTCGCCGGGCTGCACTCGAAGCGCTCACGCGCCGCTTGATCGAAGTCGAATCGGTCGACGGCGTGGAACTGAAGAAGATCATGGAAGCCAATACCCACGGCCCGCTCGTGGTTCCTGGCACCGTAGTCTCGCCGCGGATCGCCACCGAAACGCAAGACAACCTCAACCCCGGTACCATGCAACAGCGCGGCTAA
- a CDS encoding family 2B encapsulin nanocompartment shell protein: MSDGLLQRSVTTAVARNLANTTKTSPKMMSITPRWLLNLLPWVHVEGGTYRVNRTKRELSRAERIEVDLSGGVATLHPEALRSVPLFFRVPEPILAAMVARMKTEEVSLGNKLSVEGEELSKFFIIAQGQVEVLSKGAHGSDLRIALLTEGEFFGEGDLVSDKPSDVTVQTTTPCVLLTLSRKDLESILNDVGSSRDGFHKAVADHLERASMVNRYGERDIDLVSGFAENVEIPETFVDYSANPREYNLSAIQTIVRVHTRVSDLYNGPYDQLEEQMRLTIEGIKERQEWDLINNTKFGLLHSADPSMRISTRYGSPTPDDLDELLALVWKKPAYFLAHPKAIAAFERECTWRGVPPVTMNLFGTSVIMWRGLPIVPCDKLEVKSRYKSNQWLGTTDILLMRVGEADQGVVGLHQAGIPGEVSPSLSARLMGVDSLGVASYLLTLYSSCAVLTDDALGVLENVEVGYYHDYASREMGGFVDGSGI, from the coding sequence ATGTCTGACGGTCTCTTGCAGCGGAGCGTGACCACCGCGGTCGCCAGGAATCTGGCCAACACCACCAAGACATCACCCAAAATGATGTCGATCACGCCGCGGTGGTTGCTTAACCTGCTGCCGTGGGTCCACGTCGAGGGTGGCACGTATCGCGTCAACCGCACCAAGCGCGAACTGAGCCGGGCCGAACGGATCGAAGTCGATCTGTCGGGGGGCGTGGCCACGCTCCATCCTGAAGCATTGCGCAGTGTGCCCCTGTTCTTTCGCGTGCCGGAACCGATCCTTGCGGCCATGGTCGCGAGGATGAAGACTGAAGAGGTATCGCTTGGTAATAAGCTGAGTGTCGAAGGAGAAGAACTCAGTAAGTTCTTTATCATCGCGCAAGGCCAGGTCGAAGTGCTGAGCAAAGGTGCGCACGGCAGCGACCTGCGGATTGCGTTGCTTACCGAAGGCGAATTCTTCGGCGAAGGAGACCTGGTTTCCGACAAGCCGTCGGATGTGACCGTGCAAACGACCACGCCCTGCGTGCTCCTCACGCTGTCGCGCAAAGATCTTGAATCGATTCTGAACGACGTCGGCAGTTCGCGCGATGGCTTTCACAAGGCCGTGGCCGATCACCTCGAGCGGGCTTCGATGGTCAATCGCTACGGCGAGCGCGACATCGACTTGGTTTCGGGCTTTGCTGAAAATGTCGAGATTCCCGAGACTTTCGTCGATTACTCGGCCAATCCGCGCGAGTACAACCTCTCGGCGATTCAAACCATCGTTCGCGTACACACCCGCGTCAGCGATCTTTACAACGGTCCCTACGATCAGCTCGAAGAACAAATGCGGCTGACGATCGAAGGAATCAAAGAACGCCAGGAATGGGATCTCATCAACAACACGAAGTTCGGGTTGCTCCACTCGGCCGATCCTTCGATGCGGATCAGCACGCGCTATGGTTCGCCGACGCCCGATGATCTCGATGAACTGCTGGCCCTGGTTTGGAAGAAGCCGGCGTATTTCCTCGCTCATCCCAAGGCGATCGCGGCCTTCGAGCGCGAATGCACCTGGCGCGGTGTGCCGCCGGTCACGATGAATCTCTTCGGCACGTCGGTCATCATGTGGCGCGGTTTGCCAATCGTGCCGTGCGACAAGCTCGAAGTGAAGAGCCGGTACAAATCGAATCAATGGCTCGGGACGACCGATATTCTGCTGATGCGCGTCGGCGAAGCCGATCAGGGTGTTGTCGGTCTGCACCAGGCCGGCATTCCCGGCGAAGTGAGCCCGAGCTTGTCCGCTCGCTTGATGGGCGTCGACAGCCTCGGCGTTGCTTCTTACTTGCTCACGCTTTATTCGTCTTGTGCGGTGCTGACCGACGACGCCCTCGGTGTGCTGGAAAACGTCGAAGTGGGTTACTACCACGACTACGCCAGCCGCGAGATGGGCGGCTTTGTCGATGGCAGCGGCATTTAA
- a CDS encoding VOC family protein, with protein sequence MKFAYTILYVRDVAKSLAFYEAAFGLTRRFLHESGTYGELETGATTLSFAEVELARSNLPGGFEPTDRTRLPGASEVGFTTDDVPAAYERALAAGAQALTPPKTKPWGQVVAYVRDLDGHLVELCTPMS encoded by the coding sequence ATGAAATTTGCCTACACCATTCTCTACGTGCGCGACGTCGCAAAGTCGTTAGCCTTCTACGAAGCGGCGTTCGGCCTTACTCGCCGTTTTCTCCATGAAAGCGGCACGTACGGCGAGCTCGAAACGGGGGCGACGACGTTATCGTTCGCCGAAGTAGAACTCGCGCGGTCGAATCTGCCGGGAGGATTTGAGCCAACTGATCGCACCAGGTTGCCGGGCGCTTCCGAAGTTGGCTTCACTACGGACGATGTTCCCGCTGCGTACGAGCGTGCGTTAGCTGCCGGCGCGCAGGCTCTGACGCCGCCGAAGACGAAACCGTGGGGTCAGGTGGTCGCTTATGTTCGCGATCTCGACGGGCATCTCGTCGAGCTGTGTACGCCCATGTCGTGA
- the dxr gene encoding 1-deoxy-D-xylulose-5-phosphate reductoisomerase, producing MSRRTQVQAWFQVTAISIDRLFATRMTSPRKIALLGSTGSIGQSTLEVVRHSAGQLQVVAMSAHTSCEQLRQQALEFRPRWIIPTEAAAAAKCDWSALKGVSEVVCAPDAMQRVVQSDEVDVVVAAIVGSAGLDGTWAAIEAGKTVALANKETLVMAGPLVMPLAANRNAKILPIDSEHSAVFQALAAGRRQDLRRIILTASGGPFRRMPKEQMEQVTVEQALAHPTWRMGPKITVDSATMMNKALELIEARWLFDLPPEQIEVMIHPQSVVHSLVEFNDGSVLAQMSPPDMKLPIQYALTWPERRASPARKVDWKTSWNLEFEPPDEDRFPALSLGREVARVGGTAGAVLNAANEAAVARFLRGEMRFLQIVPACRAVIDHHSYNPSPTLKQLMHLDAWAREEVQRWIS from the coding sequence ATGAGCCGCCGCACTCAAGTGCAAGCGTGGTTCCAAGTTACAGCTATTTCCATCGATCGATTGTTCGCCACCCGCATGACCTCACCCCGCAAGATCGCGCTGCTTGGCTCAACCGGCAGCATCGGGCAAAGCACGCTGGAAGTGGTGCGGCACTCGGCGGGACAGCTCCAAGTGGTCGCCATGAGCGCCCACACCAGCTGCGAGCAGCTGCGGCAACAAGCGTTGGAATTTCGGCCGCGGTGGATCATTCCCACCGAGGCAGCCGCTGCGGCCAAATGCGATTGGTCGGCTCTAAAAGGCGTGAGCGAAGTGGTTTGCGCCCCCGATGCCATGCAGCGAGTGGTGCAAAGTGACGAGGTCGACGTCGTCGTGGCAGCCATCGTCGGCAGCGCCGGACTGGATGGAACCTGGGCCGCGATCGAAGCCGGCAAAACCGTTGCTCTCGCTAATAAAGAAACGCTGGTGATGGCCGGGCCGCTGGTCATGCCCCTCGCGGCAAACCGTAACGCCAAGATTTTGCCCATCGATAGCGAACACAGTGCAGTGTTTCAGGCCTTGGCGGCTGGGCGTCGGCAGGATCTGCGGCGTATTATTCTGACGGCTAGCGGCGGGCCTTTCCGCCGCATGCCCAAGGAGCAAATGGAGCAGGTCACGGTCGAACAGGCGCTGGCGCATCCTACGTGGCGAATGGGACCGAAGATCACGGTCGACTCGGCCACCATGATGAACAAAGCCCTCGAGCTGATCGAAGCCCGTTGGTTGTTCGATTTGCCGCCGGAACAAATTGAAGTGATGATCCACCCGCAGTCGGTGGTTCATTCTTTGGTAGAATTCAACGACGGTTCGGTGCTGGCTCAAATGAGTCCGCCCGACATGAAGTTGCCCATACAATATGCGTTGACCTGGCCCGAGCGGCGAGCCTCGCCGGCCCGGAAGGTTGATTGGAAAACTAGTTGGAATTTGGAGTTTGAACCGCCGGACGAAGACCGCTTTCCTGCCCTTTCGTTGGGGCGCGAAGTGGCTCGAGTCGGCGGCACCGCGGGCGCGGTGTTGAACGCGGCGAACGAAGCAGCCGTGGCCCGGTTTTTGCGCGGCGAGATGCGATTCCTGCAAATCGTGCCGGCCTGCCGCGCGGTCATAGATCATCATTCCTACAATCCCTCACCCACGCTGAAGCAATTGATGCATCTCGACGCGTGGGCACGGGAGGAGGTTCAACGGTGGATTTCGTAA
- a CDS encoding family 2B encapsulin nanocompartment shell protein, protein MSDSLLQRSVTTSVARNLANTTKTSPKMMSITPRYLLSMLPWVQVDGGTYRVNRTKVELSKAERIGVEVRDGKALLTTEGLRSVPLFSKLPEAVLSRMVNSFKTEEVSLGNKLIVEGEDRSKFFILGQGQVEVLSKGIHGSNLRMALLTEGEFFGETDIVSDRPSDITVRTITPCVLLTLSRKDLDAALADVPDLTADFRRAIDEHLTLQSTVNRYGERNIDLVSGFAENVQIPETFVDYSSHPREYSLSAIQTVVRVHTRVSDLYNGPYDQLEEQMRLTIEGIKERQEWDLINNNKFGLVHSVDPAMRISTRYGAPTPDDLDELLALVWKKPAFFLAHPKAIAAFERECTWRGVPPVTMNLFGTPVIMWRGVPLVPCDKLEMKSRYLSNRWYGTTSILLMRIGEADQGVVGLHQAGIPGEISPSLSARLMGLDSLGVASYLLTLYSSCAVLTDDALGVLENVEVGYYHDYDHRPHKVK, encoded by the coding sequence ATGTCCGACAGTTTGCTGCAACGGAGCGTGACGACGTCGGTCGCCCGCAATCTGGCGAATACCACCAAGACATCACCGAAGATGATGTCGATCACGCCGCGGTACTTGCTCAGCATGTTGCCCTGGGTGCAAGTTGACGGCGGCACCTATCGCGTCAACCGCACCAAGGTAGAACTGAGCAAAGCCGAACGGATCGGCGTGGAAGTTCGCGATGGCAAGGCGCTGCTGACCACCGAAGGTCTCCGCAGCGTGCCGTTGTTTTCGAAATTGCCCGAAGCAGTTCTCAGCCGCATGGTGAACAGCTTCAAGACCGAAGAAGTCTCGCTCGGCAACAAGCTGATCGTCGAAGGGGAAGACCGCAGCAAGTTTTTCATCCTTGGCCAAGGCCAAGTTGAAGTTCTCAGCAAGGGCATTCACGGCAGCAACCTGCGAATGGCCCTGCTGACCGAAGGTGAGTTCTTCGGCGAAACCGACATCGTTTCGGATCGACCTTCGGACATCACCGTGCGCACCATCACGCCCTGCGTGCTCCTCACGCTGTCGCGCAAAGATCTCGACGCCGCGCTCGCCGATGTGCCCGATCTGACGGCTGATTTCCGCCGCGCGATCGATGAGCACCTGACGCTGCAATCAACGGTCAACCGTTACGGCGAACGGAATATCGACCTCGTTTCGGGCTTTGCCGAGAACGTGCAGATTCCCGAAACGTTTGTCGATTACTCGTCCCATCCGCGCGAATACTCACTGTCGGCGATTCAAACCGTTGTCCGCGTTCACACCCGCGTGAGCGATCTCTACAACGGTCCTTACGATCAGCTCGAAGAGCAAATGCGGCTGACGATTGAAGGGATCAAAGAACGCCAGGAATGGGACCTGATCAACAACAACAAGTTCGGCTTGGTGCACTCGGTCGATCCGGCGATGCGGATCAGCACGCGCTACGGTGCGCCGACTCCGGACGATCTCGATGAATTGCTGGCCCTGGTGTGGAAGAAGCCGGCCTTCTTCCTCGCTCATCCGAAAGCGATTGCCGCCTTCGAGCGCGAATGCACTTGGCGCGGTGTGCCGCCGGTAACCATGAATCTCTTCGGCACTCCAGTCATCATGTGGCGCGGCGTACCGCTGGTGCCGTGCGATAAGCTCGAAATGAAGAGCCGTTACTTGTCGAACCGTTGGTACGGCACGACGAGCATCCTGCTGATGCGCATCGGCGAAGCCGATCAAGGCGTTGTCGGCTTGCACCAGGCCGGCATCCCCGGCGAGATCAGCCCCAGCCTGTCGGCTCGGCTGATGGGGCTCGATAGCCTGGGTGTGGCTTCGTACTTGCTCACGCTTTACTCCTCGTGCGCCGTGCTGACGGATGATGCGCTTGGCGTGCTGGAAAACGTCGAAGTCGGCTACTATCACGATTACGACCACCGCCCGCATAAGGTGAAATAG
- a CDS encoding rhodanese-like domain-containing protein encodes MSTITANELLAKHRAGEKIELIDVRMPTEFRETHVTFARNVPLDSLDPRALQHTEGPLYVVCQGGTRSKMACDKLRSAGFTNIVDVLGGTKACVAAGLPVVKGKKAISLERQVRIAAGSLVLTGVILSLTVHPWLIGISAFVGAGLVFAGITDTCGMGMMLSKMPWNRVADDSASCAVKPS; translated from the coding sequence ATGTCGACGATTACCGCCAATGAACTGCTCGCCAAACATCGCGCTGGCGAAAAGATCGAGCTCATCGATGTGCGCATGCCGACAGAATTTCGCGAGACGCATGTGACGTTTGCCCGCAATGTGCCGCTCGACAGCCTCGATCCACGGGCGCTGCAACATACCGAAGGGCCGCTGTACGTCGTTTGCCAGGGTGGCACACGCAGCAAAATGGCTTGCGATAAGTTGCGGTCGGCTGGCTTCACCAACATCGTCGATGTGCTCGGCGGCACGAAGGCCTGCGTTGCCGCAGGATTGCCGGTGGTGAAGGGCAAGAAAGCGATCTCGCTAGAACGGCAAGTTCGCATTGCCGCGGGATCGCTGGTGCTGACCGGCGTGATTTTGTCGCTCACGGTGCATCCGTGGCTGATCGGTATCTCGGCCTTCGTCGGCGCTGGTCTCGTTTTCGCCGGCATTACCGATACCTGCGGCATGGGAATGATGCTCTCCAAAATGCCTTGGAACCGCGTTGCCGACGATTCAGCTTCGTGCGCGGTCAAGCCGTCCTAA
- a CDS encoding SMI1/KNR4 family protein encodes MPNPVWQKLVDQLRACGIAFAAGLTDAEVSSVESEFGFRFPPDLREFLQTALPVSDGFPNWRSGSRDALRKWLAVPREGVLFDIEYNAFWLDEWGPRPNTLDQALEMIRPILAAAPMLIPVYKHRMLPERPHLAGNPVFSVHQTDIIYYGADLCDYLQREFLRKQDAQWSIPDSLRQIDFWDIERFQDVRWSRGYAVFDNRSGTLPDLPSDQST; translated from the coding sequence ATGCCCAATCCGGTTTGGCAGAAACTCGTCGACCAACTGAGGGCCTGCGGTATCGCCTTCGCTGCCGGCCTCACCGACGCCGAAGTGAGTAGCGTTGAGTCCGAATTCGGCTTTCGCTTTCCGCCAGATCTGCGCGAGTTCCTGCAGACGGCGCTGCCGGTCAGCGATGGCTTTCCTAACTGGCGCAGCGGTTCTCGCGACGCCCTGCGCAAATGGCTGGCCGTGCCGCGCGAGGGTGTGCTGTTTGATATCGAGTACAACGCGTTCTGGCTCGACGAATGGGGACCCCGACCGAACACGCTTGACCAGGCGCTGGAAATGATTCGCCCAATCCTCGCGGCTGCGCCGATGTTGATACCAGTTTACAAACATCGCATGTTGCCCGAGCGACCGCACCTGGCGGGCAATCCGGTCTTCTCGGTTCATCAGACCGACATCATTTACTATGGAGCCGATCTGTGTGATTACCTGCAGCGTGAGTTTCTCAGGAAACAAGATGCGCAGTGGTCGATACCCGACTCCCTTCGACAGATCGATTTCTGGGATATTGAACGGTTCCAGGACGTCCGCTGGTCTCGCGGCTACGCGGTCTTCGATAATCGCAGCGGGACTCTCCCTGATTTGCCCTCGGATCAATCCACATGA
- a CDS encoding DUF899 family protein: protein MTETPKPNVVSREEWEQARAELLLREKAHTHAGDELAAARRRLPMTQMEPVTIVGASGPVQLQDVFAGRRQLIVYHFMWNPGQPHNKQCEGCTHSQVAMHEQVCAYLAARDVTYAVFCSGPFSEISAYRDFMGWTNPWYSTAESGPVMKTRDGGDLRVYRREGNDVFQTYETKWRGIEAMLPTLQLLDFTPFGRQETWEDSPAGSPQQKAGSWWRRDGRPIAQWTRTDEKITPPIVQIGK, encoded by the coding sequence ATGACGGAAACACCCAAACCCAATGTCGTTTCGCGCGAAGAATGGGAGCAAGCCCGTGCAGAATTATTGTTGCGTGAGAAAGCTCACACGCACGCCGGCGACGAACTGGCCGCGGCGCGGCGACGGCTGCCGATGACGCAAATGGAACCGGTCACCATCGTCGGCGCGAGTGGGCCGGTGCAATTGCAAGATGTGTTTGCCGGGCGGCGGCAGCTGATCGTGTATCACTTCATGTGGAACCCAGGTCAGCCACACAACAAGCAGTGCGAGGGTTGCACGCACAGCCAAGTGGCGATGCACGAGCAAGTCTGTGCCTATCTTGCCGCTCGCGATGTCACCTATGCCGTGTTCTGCAGTGGACCGTTCAGTGAGATCAGTGCCTATCGCGATTTCATGGGTTGGACCAATCCGTGGTACTCGACGGCCGAGTCGGGACCTGTGATGAAAACTCGCGACGGCGGCGATCTGCGAGTTTATCGGCGCGAGGGGAACGATGTCTTTCAAACCTACGAGACGAAATGGCGAGGCATCGAAGCCATGCTCCCGACGCTGCAGTTGCTCGACTTCACGCCGTTCGGCAGGCAAGAGACCTGGGAAGATTCGCCCGCCGGCAGCCCACAACAAAAAGCGGGTTCCTGGTGGCGGCGCGATGGCAGGCCCATCGCGCAGTGGACGCGGACCGATGAAAAGATCACGCCCCCGATCGTTCAGATTGGGAAGTGA